A stretch of the Planktothrix serta PCC 8927 genome encodes the following:
- a CDS encoding phosphodiester glycosidase family protein has product MNSSQPIFLDITQHWARPFIQRLQAQGFINGFKDNTFRPDQNLTRAEFATLLQATFPTSAKRQYVQFSDVSRDFWAAKAIQTAYESGFISGFPDGRFYPQNPVTRLQVLLALVSGLNLAKGEHLNLEDIYTDADQIPNYATQAIITATRSQWVVNYPNPEAFNPNLTATRGEVAAIIYQALVLLKKADPIICQYIVELSKRGIIRTGTHLSVNGRKWKLPWSQWSSGIATNTGISDKGIMQVLGINPLNTTEESQQAVSWFSANSYNLPTTFDAECRYLKINSLAELSGWDLEIEDQTLNVISKLGTVQTLTFEEPANRSQMTVTLNQPTPWELYQQNTQWEVVVDAITNPTIAKPFQEQSQPTPPSDNSEQQNEGETGGNAQKPARPIVKIANNQTVIQGTLPDGYGVKVSSLNNPNRIVIELRQDALISRDITWTKGLRWRQQYMTLNNSRFPVVWLMLTPGSSLNLRPIWTNQTGMKGIDSLAKTVDNCQCLGAINGGYFNRNNLLPLGAIRRDNQWFSGPILNRGAIAWNDSGQVKIARLSLKETLITSSGQRLDCELLNTGYVKAGIARYTPEWGESYTPLAGNEIIIVVENNIVKQQLEQTNTTTAIAIPKNGYLLTLRSFRSVLSSFSIGTSITIESQTTPSDFNAFPHILGGGPLLLQNGQVVVDAIAEGFNIWFADQSAIRSSVGVTAKGEWLIATVHNRVGGVGAKLTEMALLMQQLGATDALNLDGGSSTSLVLGGQLLNRIPDTAAPVHNGLGVFRR; this is encoded by the coding sequence ACATTTCCCACATCTGCTAAACGTCAATATGTTCAATTTAGTGATGTTTCGAGGGATTTTTGGGCTGCAAAAGCAATTCAAACGGCTTATGAATCTGGATTTATTTCGGGGTTCCCTGATGGACGGTTTTACCCTCAAAATCCCGTCACGCGCTTACAAGTTTTATTAGCGTTAGTTTCGGGTTTAAACTTAGCCAAAGGTGAGCATTTAAACTTAGAAGATATTTATACTGATGCGGATCAAATTCCTAATTATGCGACTCAAGCAATTATTACAGCAACTCGTTCTCAATGGGTTGTGAATTATCCTAATCCTGAAGCGTTTAATCCTAATTTAACCGCAACACGAGGAGAAGTTGCTGCGATTATTTATCAAGCTTTAGTCCTGCTTAAAAAAGCTGATCCGATCATTTGTCAATATATTGTAGAATTATCTAAACGGGGAATTATTCGCACAGGAACCCACCTGTCTGTCAATGGGCGAAAATGGAAGTTACCTTGGAGTCAATGGAGTTCAGGAATTGCTACAAATACGGGAATTAGTGACAAAGGAATCATGCAAGTTTTAGGGATAAATCCCTTAAATACGACGGAGGAAAGCCAGCAAGCTGTGAGTTGGTTTTCTGCAAATTCTTATAACCTCCCAACAACTTTTGATGCCGAATGTCGCTATTTAAAAATTAATTCGTTGGCGGAATTATCGGGATGGGATTTAGAGATTGAAGACCAAACTCTTAACGTTATTTCTAAATTGGGAACTGTGCAAACTTTAACCTTTGAAGAACCTGCTAATCGTTCTCAAATGACTGTTACTTTAAATCAACCAACTCCTTGGGAACTTTATCAACAAAATACTCAATGGGAAGTCGTTGTAGATGCGATTACGAATCCAACAATTGCTAAACCCTTCCAAGAACAATCTCAACCTACACCGCCTTCTGACAATTCTGAACAACAAAATGAAGGAGAAACGGGAGGAAATGCCCAAAAACCTGCTCGTCCGATTGTTAAAATTGCTAATAATCAAACGGTGATTCAAGGAACTTTACCCGATGGTTATGGGGTGAAGGTTTCTAGTCTAAATAATCCGAATCGAATTGTTATTGAATTACGCCAGGATGCTTTAATTTCACGCGATATTACTTGGACAAAAGGACTGCGCTGGCGACAACAATATATGACTTTAAATAATAGCCGTTTTCCGGTTGTTTGGTTAATGCTAACTCCGGGTTCGAGTTTGAATTTACGTCCAATTTGGACAAACCAAACGGGAATGAAGGGAATTGACAGTTTGGCGAAAACCGTAGATAATTGTCAATGTTTAGGAGCAATTAATGGTGGCTATTTTAACCGCAATAATCTTTTACCTTTAGGGGCAATTCGGCGGGATAATCAATGGTTTTCGGGGCCGATTTTAAACCGAGGAGCGATCGCTTGGAATGATTCGGGACAAGTTAAAATTGCTCGTTTAAGTTTAAAAGAAACCTTAATTACTTCATCAGGACAACGGTTAGATTGTGAATTACTGAATACAGGTTATGTGAAAGCTGGAATTGCTCGATATACTCCTGAATGGGGCGAAAGTTATACCCCTTTAGCGGGGAATGAAATTATAATTGTTGTGGAAAATAATATCGTTAAACAACAACTTGAACAGACAAATACGACCACTGCCATTGCAATTCCTAAAAATGGTTATTTATTAACTTTGCGATCATTTCGGAGTGTTTTAAGTTCGTTTTCTATCGGTACATCTATCACGATAGAATCCCAAACAACACCCTCGGATTTTAATGCTTTTCCCCATATTTTAGGCGGGGGGCCATTACTATTACAAAATGGACAAGTAGTTGTTGATGCGATCGCCGAAGGGTTTAATATTTGGTTTGCTGATCAGTCTGCAATTCGTAGCAGTGTCGGGGTTACGGCCAAGGGAGAATGGTTAATTGCCACCGTCCATAACCGTGTGGGGGGTGTCGGTGCTAAATTAACAGAAATGGCGCTCCTAATGCAGCAATTAGGCGCCACAGATGCGCTAAATTTAGACGGAGGAAGTTCCACCAGTTTAGTCTTAGGAGGTCAACTTTTAAACCGAATTCCCGATACTGCCGCCCCCGTTCACAATGGTTTAGGGGTATTTCGCCGATAA
- a CDS encoding pentapeptide repeat-containing protein: MITPGELNYYYKVLDLKPGASLELVDQAYKDLAFIWHPDRIPEDNQRLRKIAEEKLKELNQAREKLRSLLRRSSSNSTQRSSTVQRSEAYPRSSSNGSGHSTSNTHQRASSSYQSSTYQSRVKTPENATFQRSPTSVNSQPQTPPSPPPPPPKPTELSGLSFKGEDLKERDFSSRNLSGADLSEADLSDAFLHKVNLSGACLYKANLFRANFLQANLTYANLQEANLIGADLSGADLRCANLTGAKVGIGDKIMVKLTGAKLQGAILPDGSVHPQ, translated from the coding sequence ATGATAACTCCGGGTGAGTTGAATTACTATTATAAAGTGTTAGATCTTAAGCCTGGTGCCTCCTTAGAATTGGTGGATCAGGCTTATAAAGACTTGGCATTTATTTGGCATCCCGATCGCATTCCTGAAGACAATCAACGATTAAGAAAAATCGCTGAGGAAAAACTCAAAGAACTTAATCAAGCGCGAGAGAAATTGCGCTCTTTATTGCGTCGTTCTTCATCAAATTCAACTCAACGCTCATCAACAGTTCAGCGTTCAGAAGCTTATCCTCGTTCTTCCTCCAATGGGTCAGGACATTCGACTTCCAACACCCATCAACGAGCCTCTTCTTCCTATCAATCTTCGACCTATCAAAGCCGTGTAAAAACTCCTGAAAATGCAACTTTTCAGCGTTCTCCAACTTCTGTTAATTCTCAACCGCAAACACCACCTTCTCCACCACCCCCTCCCCCTAAACCCACAGAATTAAGTGGATTAAGTTTTAAAGGGGAAGATTTAAAAGAACGGGATTTTTCTAGTCGAAATTTAAGCGGTGCGGACTTAAGTGAAGCTGATTTAAGTGATGCGTTTTTACATAAAGTTAACTTAAGTGGTGCTTGTTTGTATAAAGCAAATTTATTTAGAGCTAATTTTTTACAGGCGAATTTAACCTATGCGAATTTACAAGAAGCTAATTTAATTGGGGCTGATTTAAGTGGGGCTGATTTAAGATGTGCCAATTTAACCGGGGCAAAAGTAGGAATAGGCGATAAAATTATGGTAAAATTAACAGGAGCTAAATTACAAGGGGCGATTTTACCCGATGGAAGTGTTCATCCTCAATAA
- a CDS encoding phosphodiester glycosidase family protein, which produces MPNYKKQKGCQTMVRRSFLLLIGFLIFKGLKAFFSIAENRDRTLQLINQFKQTYFSERFATTPPTPQSSISTPTIVKTPILNTPTPQPLIIPNSPSPSPNNSAVLLNGIQPVQILQKTLFGIPFYQTIINLTDPENLITIGLANNAPQANSSQKSFGDESFLNFVKRYPAAVVANGTFFSKDAQKRVMGNIVGEGKFLKYSRWENFGTTLGLKAGNRPEMITTRLEGKPEWNQHWFSLTCGPRLIKQGKIWLAPKTEGFNDPHVLDRGYRTAIGFSQTGKELFLVSFLASLTLQQEAEVMKTIGCYEAMNLDGGASEGLAYHGDMYINPGRNLTNVIVIYDRNYPAPTQLKTAWKQFQAGQRPLIPINS; this is translated from the coding sequence ATGCCAAATTATAAAAAACAAAAGGGTTGTCAAACGATGGTACGTCGCAGCTTTTTATTATTAATTGGGTTCTTAATTTTCAAGGGTTTAAAAGCTTTTTTCTCAATTGCTGAAAACCGCGATCGCACATTACAATTGATCAATCAATTCAAACAAACCTATTTTTCAGAACGATTTGCTACTACTCCTCCTACACCTCAATCTTCAATTTCTACTCCTACAATTGTTAAAACACCTATTCTCAATACCCCCACACCCCAACCCCTGATTATTCCAAACTCTCCTTCTCCTAGTCCTAACAATTCTGCTGTTTTATTAAACGGGATACAACCTGTACAAATTCTTCAAAAAACATTATTTGGGATTCCGTTTTATCAAACCATTATTAATTTAACTGATCCTGAAAATTTGATAACCATTGGGTTAGCTAATAACGCACCTCAAGCGAATAGTAGTCAAAAATCTTTCGGAGATGAATCCTTTTTAAACTTTGTCAAACGGTATCCGGCGGCGGTCGTTGCTAATGGGACTTTTTTTAGTAAAGATGCTCAAAAACGAGTCATGGGAAATATAGTTGGGGAAGGCAAATTTTTAAAATATAGTCGTTGGGAAAATTTTGGGACAACGTTAGGATTAAAAGCCGGAAATCGACCGGAAATGATCACAACTAGACTCGAAGGAAAGCCAGAATGGAATCAACATTGGTTTTCTTTAACCTGTGGCCCTCGATTAATAAAACAGGGTAAAATTTGGTTAGCACCCAAAACAGAAGGGTTTAATGATCCTCATGTTTTAGATCGAGGATATCGTACCGCTATTGGATTTTCTCAAACCGGAAAAGAACTCTTTTTAGTTTCTTTTTTAGCGAGTTTAACATTACAACAAGAAGCAGAAGTCATGAAAACAATTGGATGTTATGAAGCGATGAATTTAGATGGCGGTGCGTCGGAAGGGTTAGCTTATCACGGAGATATGTATATTAATCCAGGGCGAAATTTAACGAATGTGATTGTGATTTATGATCGCAATTATCCCGCCCCAACTCAACTTAAAACCGCTTGGAAACAGTTCCAAGCTGGTCAACGTCCCCTCATTCCCATTAATAGTTAA
- a CDS encoding ABC transporter ATP-binding protein codes for MLELVNVSVNYGSIQALKDINIVVNQGEIVTLIGANGAGKSTTLKTISRLINPHQGKLIYQGKDITNLRPDQVVKRGIAQSPEGRRILSRQTILTNLELGAYTRSDRLGIKADIEKQFLTFPRLAERKHQLAGTLSGGEQQMLAIARAVMSRPQLLLLDEPSLGLAPQIVREIFSVIRQLNQSGVTILLVEQNAHLALEIADRGYVLEAGCLTLTGKASDLLMDERVKQAYLG; via the coding sequence ATGTTAGAATTAGTGAATGTATCCGTTAATTATGGCTCTATTCAAGCCTTAAAAGACATTAATATTGTGGTAAACCAAGGGGAAATTGTCACCTTAATTGGAGCCAATGGAGCCGGAAAAAGTACCACGTTAAAAACGATTTCTCGCTTAATTAATCCCCATCAAGGAAAACTAATTTATCAAGGAAAAGATATTACTAATTTACGTCCTGATCAAGTGGTTAAAAGAGGAATCGCCCAAAGTCCAGAAGGTCGGAGAATACTATCTCGACAAACGATATTAACGAATTTAGAATTAGGGGCTTATACCCGCAGCGATCGCTTAGGAATTAAAGCGGATATTGAAAAACAATTTCTCACCTTTCCTCGGTTAGCAGAACGAAAACATCAATTAGCAGGAACTCTAAGCGGTGGAGAACAACAAATGTTAGCGATCGCCCGTGCGGTCATGAGTCGTCCTCAGCTATTATTATTAGATGAACCCAGTTTAGGATTAGCCCCCCAAATTGTTCGAGAAATTTTCTCAGTTATTCGTCAACTGAATCAATCTGGTGTTACGATTTTATTAGTGGAGCAAAATGCCCATTTAGCCTTAGAAATTGCGGATCGAGGTTATGTTTTAGAAGCGGGTTGTTTAACCTTAACTGGAAAAGCTTCTGATTTATTAATGGATGAACGAGTCAAACAAGCCTATTTAGGTTAA
- a CDS encoding ABC transporter ATP-binding protein, whose product MSSSTVQPILEVQGLTRYFGGLLAVDQVSFTVQNQEIFGLIGPNGAGKTTLFNLITGLIPPSKGSLIYQNNPITQLKPYQIAEQGIARTFQNLRLFGNLSALENVAIARHTHNKSNLISGILGLPQAVQIEQKNYQKARELLAILGLADRAEQKACNFAYGDQRRLEIARALALEPKLLLLDEPAAGMNPSEKKELSDLIRHIAKQFQLTVILIEHHVPLVMGLCDRIAVLDFGKLIALGEPEIVRNNSAVIEAYLGDE is encoded by the coding sequence ATGAGTTCATCAACAGTACAACCGATTTTAGAGGTACAAGGTTTAACCCGATATTTCGGGGGTTTATTAGCCGTTGATCAGGTGTCTTTCACGGTTCAAAATCAAGAAATATTTGGTTTAATTGGCCCTAATGGAGCCGGAAAAACAACTTTATTTAATTTAATTACTGGGTTAATTCCGCCTTCAAAAGGATCATTAATTTATCAAAATAATCCCATAACTCAATTAAAACCTTATCAAATTGCAGAACAAGGAATAGCCAGAACTTTTCAAAATCTGCGGTTATTTGGTAATTTATCGGCTTTAGAAAATGTTGCGATCGCTCGTCATACTCACAACAAATCTAATCTGATTTCAGGGATTTTAGGCTTACCCCAAGCCGTTCAAATCGAACAAAAAAACTATCAAAAAGCTAGGGAATTATTAGCGATTTTGGGATTAGCAGATCGGGCTGAACAAAAAGCCTGTAATTTTGCTTATGGCGACCAAAGACGCTTAGAAATTGCCCGTGCGTTAGCCTTAGAACCGAAATTATTATTATTAGATGAACCAGCGGCGGGGATGAACCCTAGTGAGAAAAAAGAATTGAGTGATTTAATTCGACATATTGCGAAACAATTCCAATTAACAGTAATTTTAATAGAACATCATGTCCCCTTAGTCATGGGGTTGTGCGATCGCATTGCAGTTTTAGACTTTGGTAAACTCATTGCATTAGGAGAACCGGAAATAGTAAGAAATAATTCTGCGGTCATTGAAGCTTATTTAGGAGATGAATAA
- a CDS encoding branched-chain amino acid ABC transporter permease, translating to MINFFNTYGFLIVSMLFGSVLGLSVYLPLMAGQLSLATPGFYALGGYIAAILSTQVFKFTGPIFPWHFLFLELLITALISAILAVGLGIPVLRLRGIYLAISTIAFVEILRVLALNLEITGGAVGIFGIPQPFTTSLEYLWVAIPLLILSMVFLYRLEKIKAGRAFSAIREDELAADSMGVNPTYYKVLSFTLGAILAGLVGTISAHFLNTWNARQGTFDSSIIYLAFVLIGGSRTFWGPVLGGIILTALPEVLRGMGGISSLPLWLAQFLRDGRLIIFGVLLVLGSIFYPQGLITPELLNKISRNNPFRGILKKQSIKG from the coding sequence ATGATTAATTTTTTTAACACCTATGGTTTTTTAATCGTTTCCATGCTCTTTGGATCGGTTTTGGGGTTGTCTGTTTATTTACCTTTAATGGCGGGTCAACTCTCCTTAGCAACCCCTGGATTTTATGCGTTAGGTGGTTATATTGCCGCGATTTTATCAACGCAAGTGTTTAAATTTACAGGGCCGATTTTTCCCTGGCATTTTCTATTTTTAGAACTGCTAATAACTGCCCTAATTTCTGCTATTTTAGCTGTAGGATTAGGCATTCCAGTGTTGAGATTACGGGGAATTTATTTAGCAATTTCAACCATTGCTTTTGTAGAAATTTTAAGGGTTTTAGCCTTGAATTTAGAAATAACAGGCGGGGCTGTAGGTATCTTTGGAATTCCTCAACCCTTTACAACTTCTCTGGAATATTTATGGGTTGCGATTCCCTTATTAATTCTAAGCATGGTCTTCTTATATCGCTTAGAAAAAATTAAAGCGGGACGAGCTTTTAGTGCGATTCGAGAAGATGAATTAGCCGCCGATTCAATGGGAGTTAACCCCACTTATTATAAAGTATTATCCTTTACTTTGGGGGCAATTTTAGCCGGATTAGTGGGAACGATTAGCGCCCATTTTCTCAATACTTGGAATGCTCGTCAAGGAACCTTTGATAGTAGTATTATTTATTTAGCTTTTGTCTTAATTGGAGGATCAAGAACCTTTTGGGGGCCAGTTTTAGGAGGAATTATTTTGACCGCCTTACCTGAAGTTTTACGGGGAATGGGAGGAATAAGCAGTTTACCCTTATGGTTAGCTCAATTTCTGCGAGATGGTCGTTTAATTATTTTTGGGGTGTTATTGGTTTTAGGATCAATTTTCTATCCTCAAGGCTTAATTACTCCTGAATTATTAAATAAAATTTCTCGAAATAATCCTTTTCGAGGAATTTTGAAAAAACAATCTATTAAAGGTTAA
- a CDS encoding branched-chain amino acid ABC transporter permease, translated as MDFNFFLQSFLNGLSIGSVYAIFALGYTLVFSILGVINFAHGAIFTLGAYFTYILSGGVFGFNGLLANGKLPFQLPFFLALILGSILAGLASVILERLAFKPLRVRGADPLLTLVSSLGAAVVIVNVIQYLVGAEIYTFPDNIYGNIPAAINFGTATRPIMIRTVQVIIFSVCAVIVGLLTYFVNSTKLGKALQAVAEDEVTASLLGINTEQFIVLTFFVSGVLAGLAGTLVGSSVSIAGPYFGIGFGLKGLGVIVLGGLGSIPGSVIGGLLLGLAEAFVPSDFSGYREAIAFAILFIMLLVRPQGLFGRKRIQKV; from the coding sequence ATGGATTTTAATTTTTTTCTGCAATCTTTTTTAAATGGTTTATCCATTGGTAGTGTTTACGCTATTTTTGCTTTAGGGTATACTCTGGTTTTTTCAATTTTAGGGGTGATTAATTTTGCTCATGGGGCTATTTTTACCCTAGGAGCTTATTTTACCTATATATTATCCGGGGGTGTTTTTGGGTTTAATGGATTATTAGCAAATGGAAAATTACCCTTTCAATTGCCGTTTTTTTTAGCCTTAATTTTAGGCAGTATTCTAGCAGGATTAGCATCTGTTATCTTAGAACGATTAGCCTTTAAACCGTTAAGAGTTAGAGGGGCTGATCCTTTATTAACCCTCGTTTCTAGTTTAGGGGCTGCGGTCGTTATTGTCAACGTAATTCAATATTTAGTTGGGGCAGAAATTTACACCTTTCCTGATAATATTTATGGCAATATCCCCGCAGCAATTAATTTTGGGACAGCGACTCGACCGATTATGATTAGAACCGTACAAGTGATTATTTTTTCAGTTTGTGCGGTTATCGTTGGGTTATTAACTTATTTTGTTAATAGTACAAAACTTGGGAAAGCTTTACAAGCAGTCGCAGAAGATGAAGTTACCGCTAGTTTATTAGGAATTAACACCGAACAATTTATTGTATTAACGTTTTTTGTGAGTGGTGTCTTAGCAGGATTAGCAGGAACTTTAGTGGGTTCTAGTGTTAGTATTGCGGGGCCATATTTTGGGATTGGTTTTGGGTTAAAAGGGTTAGGGGTGATTGTTTTAGGGGGGTTAGGGAGTATTCCCGGATCGGTGATTGGGGGGTTATTATTAGGATTAGCAGAAGCTTTTGTTCCGTCGGATTTTTCCGGTTATCGAGAAGCGATCGCTTTTGCTATTCTATTTATTATGCTATTAGTTCGACCCCAAGGATTATTCGGACGTAAACGCATTCAAAAGGTATAA
- a CDS encoding ABC transporter substrate-binding protein: MIKRRQFIPLFLSGITFSLVVACNSSQPSGNNTVPSQNSNGIPIGVVLAQTSNAALLGQEQVIGAKMAEKYFNQQGGVNGTPIKLAFQDGGGDEQGAINAFNTLITQEKVVGILGPSLSQQAFAADPIAERAKVPVLGPSNTAKGVPQIGDYIARVSAPVAVVAPNAVQAALKINPNLKKVAVLFAQNDAFSKSETETFQQTVKDLNLDLVTVQKFQTTDTDFQNQATATINLNPDLIIISGLAADGGNLIKQLRQLGYQGLIIGGNGLNTSNIFSVCQKECDGVIIAQAYSPEIDNPINKTFRETYQAENKKEPPQFTAQAFAGIQVFVDALKTVDQKNKVSSLSLEQLRDQLNQAILAGKYQTVLGNISFTPEGEVVQEQFYVAQIKMDETGKNGKFTYLK, from the coding sequence ATGATTAAGAGACGCCAATTTATTCCTCTGTTTTTATCAGGGATTACCTTTTCTTTAGTAGTAGCCTGTAATTCCTCTCAACCCTCTGGAAATAACACTGTTCCCAGTCAAAATTCTAATGGAATTCCCATTGGAGTTGTCCTAGCTCAAACCAGTAACGCCGCATTATTAGGACAAGAACAAGTCATCGGCGCGAAAATGGCAGAAAAGTATTTTAATCAACAAGGAGGTGTGAATGGAACTCCGATTAAATTAGCGTTTCAAGATGGGGGAGGCGATGAACAAGGCGCTATTAATGCCTTTAATACTTTAATTACTCAAGAGAAAGTTGTGGGAATTTTAGGCCCTTCTTTATCCCAACAAGCCTTTGCCGCTGACCCCATTGCCGAACGAGCAAAAGTCCCCGTTTTAGGCCCTTCTAATACCGCTAAAGGAGTTCCTCAAATTGGGGATTATATTGCCAGGGTTTCGGCACCTGTTGCGGTTGTCGCCCCTAACGCGGTACAAGCAGCATTAAAAATTAATCCTAATCTTAAAAAAGTAGCCGTTTTATTCGCTCAAAATGATGCTTTTAGTAAATCAGAAACGGAAACTTTTCAACAAACCGTTAAAGATTTAAACCTAGATTTAGTCACGGTGCAAAAATTCCAAACCACAGACACCGATTTTCAGAACCAAGCCACCGCCACGATTAATTTAAACCCCGATTTAATTATTATTTCGGGACTAGCTGCTGATGGTGGAAACTTAATTAAACAGTTACGACAACTGGGTTATCAAGGATTAATTATTGGCGGCAATGGTTTAAATACTTCTAATATTTTCTCCGTCTGTCAAAAAGAATGTGATGGTGTGATTATTGCTCAAGCTTATAGTCCTGAAATTGATAATCCAATTAATAAAACCTTTCGGGAAACTTATCAAGCTGAAAATAAAAAAGAACCGCCTCAATTTACCGCCCAAGCTTTCGCAGGAATTCAAGTATTTGTAGATGCTTTGAAAACCGTTGACCAGAAGAATAAAGTTAGTAGTTTATCCTTAGAACAGCTAAGAGATCAATTAAATCAAGCCATTTTAGCAGGAAAATATCAAACAGTTTTAGGCAATATTTCCTTTACTCCTGAAGGGGAAGTAGTACAAGAACAATTTTATGTTGCTCAAATTAAAATGGATGAAACGGGAAAAAATGGCAAATTCACCTATTTAAAATAA
- a CDS encoding GUN4 domain-containing protein: MLKKSSTWRYLWIVLIFSWGLQACQFSSPPPKPDPVFNLTSNANINYQQLKQLLAEYRWKEADQETFRILLKLSNRQAEGWLSQADVEGLVCEDLQTINRLWNYYSDGRFGFNQQEKIWTSLGGIIGNYTPEMAEKFGDRVGWRRGGQWLKYDQLNFSDHAPDGHLPATTGNGVSGGVWNGVASMTHRVKYCAVIDALATGQWIKADLKTLELFEKYRIPIENYPHVPAPLVISEIPCSELQGVDQLWVKYSKGRFGLSVQGKILKSIGNSSEKLEDRYEQFEQAVGWRIDPRDMTYEKGDPKTVPLGHFPYRLGHSYDTFGSGFNRTWRLLINPNCGF, translated from the coding sequence ATGTTAAAAAAATCTTCAACTTGGCGATATTTGTGGATTGTACTTATATTTTCCTGGGGTCTTCAGGCTTGTCAGTTCTCGTCTCCACCCCCTAAACCCGATCCCGTCTTTAACCTAACATCAAATGCCAATATAAACTATCAACAACTCAAACAATTATTAGCAGAGTATCGCTGGAAAGAAGCGGATCAAGAAACCTTTAGAATTTTACTCAAACTGAGTAACCGACAAGCAGAAGGTTGGTTAAGTCAAGCTGATGTAGAAGGTTTAGTTTGTGAGGATTTACAAACCATAAATCGATTGTGGAATTATTATAGTGATGGTCGGTTTGGGTTTAACCAACAGGAAAAAATTTGGACATCTTTAGGGGGGATAATTGGTAACTATACCCCGGAGATGGCTGAGAAATTTGGCGATCGCGTCGGTTGGCGTCGGGGAGGTCAGTGGCTTAAATACGATCAACTGAATTTTTCTGATCACGCACCCGATGGACATTTACCCGCCACCACCGGAAACGGGGTCAGTGGGGGTGTTTGGAATGGGGTCGCCTCCATGACCCATCGAGTTAAATACTGTGCTGTCATTGATGCGTTAGCAACGGGTCAATGGATAAAAGCAGACTTAAAAACCTTAGAATTGTTTGAAAAGTACCGAATTCCGATTGAAAATTATCCTCATGTTCCGGCTCCCTTGGTAATTTCTGAAATTCCCTGTTCGGAACTCCAGGGGGTTGATCAGCTATGGGTGAAATACTCTAAGGGGCGGTTTGGTTTAAGTGTTCAAGGTAAAATTTTAAAATCCATCGGTAATTCTTCGGAGAAACTCGAAGACCGTTATGAACAATTTGAACAAGCGGTGGGTTGGCGTATTGATCCTCGTGATATGACCTATGAGAAAGGTGATCCCAAAACGGTTCCCTTGGGACATTTTCCCTATCGATTAGGTCACAGTTATGATACCTTTGGTTCGGGTTTTAACCGGACTTGGCGACTGTTAATTAACCCTAATTGTGGGTTTTAA
- a CDS encoding ribonuclease domain-containing protein, which yields MSFLRKGLIFFLACLVGFTVTITHHFHFSPVSATETTIIAQVPTVNLSQLPAEARNTLKLIAQGGPFPYPEKDGSTFFNREKLLPNKPNGYYREYTIPTPGVSHRGARRFVVGSQGEIYYTSDHYQSFLRVLRQ from the coding sequence ATGTCTTTTTTGAGAAAAGGATTGATTTTTTTCCTAGCCTGCTTAGTCGGTTTTACCGTTACGATTACCCATCATTTTCACTTTTCTCCCGTTTCCGCTACGGAAACAACAATCATTGCTCAAGTTCCGACAGTTAATTTGAGTCAACTTCCAGCAGAAGCCCGGAATACTTTAAAATTAATTGCTCAAGGTGGCCCTTTTCCTTACCCAGAAAAAGATGGCTCAACTTTCTTTAATCGAGAAAAATTATTACCCAATAAACCCAATGGCTATTATCGGGAATATACCATACCAACTCCAGGGGTAAGCCATCGGGGAGCAAGGCGCTTTGTTGTCGGTAGTCAGGGGGAAATTTATTACACCAGCGACCATTATCAAAGTTTTTTGAGGGTTTTAAGACAATGA
- a CDS encoding barstar family protein codes for MNQILDLIQGKSQPNIYQFPLDISAEELSKLCQNYNCQLFYFDGSTINNKADFLKTASTVMNLPEYFGYNWDAWQDCLTDLSWFEASSYLLVYDQWQNFAENYPNDWQILQDIFSEAIAYWLKRNKRFYVLLVNP; via the coding sequence ATGAATCAAATATTAGATCTTATCCAGGGTAAAAGTCAGCCTAATATTTATCAGTTTCCCTTAGATATTTCGGCTGAGGAATTATCTAAACTTTGTCAAAACTATAACTGTCAGTTATTTTATTTTGACGGTAGCACAATTAACAATAAAGCTGATTTTCTAAAAACAGCCAGCACGGTGATGAATTTACCCGAATATTTTGGCTATAATTGGGATGCTTGGCAAGATTGTCTAACTGATCTTAGTTGGTTTGAAGCTTCATCTTATTTGCTTGTTTATGATCAATGGCAAAATTTTGCTGAGAATTATCCTAATGATTGGCAAATTTTACAGGATATTTTTTCAGAAGCGATCGCCTATTGGCTAAAGAGAAATAAGCGGTTTTATGTATTATTAGTCAATCCTTGA